A window from Symphalangus syndactylus isolate Jambi chromosome 22, NHGRI_mSymSyn1-v2.1_pri, whole genome shotgun sequence encodes these proteins:
- the LOC129472133 gene encoding elongation factor 1-delta-like, protein MASAPDLSHVEPPAKKPATPAEDHEDNNVDLFGSDGEEDKEAALLVKTSILLDVKPWDDETDMAQLEVCVRSIQLDRLVWGASKVVPMGYGIQKLQIQCVVEDDKLGTDLLEEEITKFEEHVQTVDITVFNKIRSLSMWAHVREALP, encoded by the exons ATGGCGTCTGCACCAG ATTTGAGTCATGTGGAGCCCCCAGCCAAGAAGCCAGCCACACCAGCAGAGGATCATGAGGACAATAACGTGGACCTGTTTGGCAGTGACGGTGAAGAGGACAAGGAGGCAGCGCTGCTGGTCAAGACCTCCATCCTGCTGGATGTCAAGCCTTGGGACGATGAGACAGACATGGCCCAGTTGGAGGTCTGTGTACGCTCCATCCAgctggacaggctggtctggGGGGCCTCCAAGGTGGTGCCCATGGGTTACGGTATCCAGAAGCTGCAGATTCAGTGTGTGGTGGAGGACGACAAGTTGGGGACAGACTTGCTGGAAGAGGAGATCACCAAGTTTGAGGAGCATGTGCAGACTGTCGACATCACAGTTTTCAACAAGATCAGAAGCCTTAGTATGTGGGCGCATGTGCGTGAGGCCCTGCCTTGA